In Rosa chinensis cultivar Old Blush chromosome 1, RchiOBHm-V2, whole genome shotgun sequence, a genomic segment contains:
- the LOC112185370 gene encoding anthocyanidin 3-O-glucosyltransferase 2, with translation MAPASNQVGGHVAVLAFPFSTHAAPLLNIVCRLAAATPNTLFSFFNTKQSNSSILASNTSSILRNSNVRVCEVADGVPEGYVFVGKPQEDIELFMKAAPDNFRRCLEASEAETGRKVSCLVTDAFFWFGAHMADDLGGLPWVPFWTAGPASLSAHVHTDLIRNTTSMGGHDGNETVTVIAGMSKVRPQDLPEGIIFGKLDSLFSRMLHQMGLMLPLATAVFINSFEELDPVITNDLKSKFKRYLNVGPFDLLESPAPAATTTLQTGDVVVGDGCLSWLDKQKAASVVYVSFGSVTRPSPEELMALAEALEASRVPFLWSLRNNLKTPKLDEFISKAELNGMVVPWVPQPQVLAHGSVGAFVTHCGWNSVLESVAGGVPMICRPFFGDQKLNARMVEDEWKIGLKLEGGVFTKNGMLKSLDILLSQKKGNIMRDKINTFKQLAQQAVEPKGSSTRNFESLLEVISTAN, from the exons ATGGCACCAGCATCAAATCAGGTGGGTGGTCATGTGGCGGTGCTAGCCTTTCCCTTCTCGACTCACGCCGCTCCGCTGTTGAACATCGTCTGCCGCCTCGCCGCCGCCACCCCAAACACCCTCTTCTCATTCTTCAACACCAAGCAATCCAATAGCTCGATCCTAGCAAGCAACACGTCGTCCATACTACGTAACAGTAACGTAAGGGTGTGTGAGGTGGCGGATGGTGTGCCGGAGGGGTATGTTTTTGTGGGTAAGCCTCAGGAGGACATAGAGTTGTTCATGAAGGCTGCCCCGGACAACTTCAGGCGGTGCTTAGAGGCGTCCGAGGCGGAGACCGGGAGGAAGGTCAGCTGCTTGGTCACTGACGCTTTCTTTTGGTTCGGGGCTCACATGGCCGATGACTTGGGAGGACTGCCTTGGGTACCGTTTTGGACCGCCGGGCCAGCTTCACTCTCCGCTCATGTACACACCGATCTCATCAGGAACACAACTA GTATGGGTGGTCACGATGGAAATGAAACCGTCACTGTCATTGCAGGAATGTCCAAAGTACGACCCCAGGATTTGCCAGAGGGAATCATCTTTGGAAAGTTGGACTCCCTCTTTTCACGGATGCTACACCAGATGGGACTAATGCTACCACTTGCGACGGCAGTTTTCATCAACTCCTTCGAAGAACTAGACCCTGTGATCACAAATGATTTGAAGTCCAAATTCAAACGGTACCTCAACGTGGGACCCTTCGACCTACTAGAGTCACCAGCACCAGCAGCCACCACCACACTGCAGACTGGGGACGTTGTTGTCGGAGATGGCTGCTTATCGTGGCTTGACAAACAGAAGGCGGCGTCTGTAGTGTATGTGAGTTTTGGATCAGTAACAAGACCATCGCCGGAGGAGCTTATGGCGCTAGCCGAGGCGTTGGAAGCCAGTAGGGTTCCATTCTTGTGGTCTCTTCGGAACAATTTGAAGACTCCTAAGCTAGACGAGTTCATAAGCAAAGCAGAATTGAACGGGATGGTGGTGCCTTGGGTGCCACAACCACAGGTCCTAGCACATGGTTCAGTTGGAGCATTCGTAACACATTGTGGTTGGAACTCGGTGCTTGAGAGCGTAGCAGGTGGAGTGCCCATGATATGCAGGCCTTTCTTCGGCGATCAGAAACTTAACGCGAGGATGGTAGAGGATGAGTGGAAGATTGGTCTCAAATTGGAGGGTGGGGTTTTCACCAAGAATGGCATGCTTAAGAGTTTGGACATACTATTGTCGCAAAAGAAGGGGAACATAATGAGAGACAAGATCAACACATTCAAACAACTCGCACAACAGGCCGTAGAACCAAAAGGGAGCTCCACTAGGAACTTTGAATCATTGTTGGAAGTGATATCTACAGCCAATTAA
- the LOC112185388 gene encoding ADP-ribosylation factor 1-like 2, with protein MGQAFRKLFDAFFGNTEMRVVMLGLDAAGKTTILYKLHIGEVLSTVPTIGFNVEKVQYKNVMFTVWDVGGQEKLRPLWRHYFNNTDGLIYVVDSLDRERIGRAKAEFQAIISDPFMLNSVILVFANKQDMKGAMSPMEVCEGLGLFDLKNRKWHIQGTCALRGDGLYEGLDWLANTLKEMRAAGYSSVGTSSF; from the exons ATGGGTCAAGCTTTTCGGAAGCTCTTCGATGCCTTCTTCGGAAACACTGAGATGCGA GTTGTGATGCTTGGACTAGATGCGGCTGGTAAAACAACCATCCTTTACAAACTGCATATTGGAGAAGTGTTGTCAACTGTTCCTACAATAG GTTTTAATGTGGAAAAAGTTCAGTACAAGAATGTGATGTTCACAGTTTGGGATGTTGGTGGGCAAGAGAAACTAAGGCCGCTCTGGAGGCATTACTTTAATAATACGGATGGACTG ATTTATGTCGTTGACTCTTTGGACAGGGAGAGAATTGGACGAGCCAAGGCAGAATTTCAG GCCATAATCAGTGATCCATTTATGCTCAACAGTGTCATCTTGGTGTTTGCGAACAAACAGGATATG AAAGGGGCTATGTCCCCAATGGAAGTATGTGAAGGGTTAGGCCTGTTTGATCTCAAGAACAGAAAATGGCACATACAGGGGACCTGTGCCCTTCGGGGTGATGGCCTTTATGAGGGCTTGGATTGGCTAGCGAACACGCTCAAGGAGATGAGAGCTGCTGGATACTCTTCAGTGGGCACCTCATCGTTCTAA
- the LOC112185347 gene encoding probable GTP diphosphokinase RSH2, chloroplastic isoform X2 has product MPSASCQTSTSTSAMFVHNFHRLSLRNSPKFRCVLDQIAPNLAVSSSLSSVFTSANLVAAAAAASGSGSLHSAVTSTITQVAVTAVAIASGACLSTKVDFLWPKLETPPGCDIVEGVDVTGYPVFSDPKVQKAIAFAKKAHHGQLRKTGDPYLVHCIHTGRILAMLVPSSGERAVQTVVAGILHDVVDDTCESFNRIEQEFGDDVAKLVAGVSRLSYINQLLRRHRRINVNDGRLGHEEANNLRVMLLGMVDDPRVVLIKLADRLHNMRTIYALPPAKAQAVARETLVIWCSLASRLGLWAMKAELEDLCFAVLQPQMFKNMRADLASMWSSSSKVGNLKRISARSALNGGCSVSDNEGSINDEDVTTMKDLLEAVVPFDVLLDRRKRSNFLSTLGQDLETHKRPKVVHDAGIALASLVICEEALEQELIISTSYVPGMEVTLSSRLKSLYSIYSKMKRKDVSINKVYDARALRVVVGDKNGTLHGPAVQCCYSLLDTVHKHWTPIDGEFDDYIVNPKPSGYQSLHTAVQGPDKSPLEVQIRTQRMHEYAEHGLAAHWLYKETGNKLSNRSSTDESEIDATSFISKTMDDQNDREIDFFQKHSMLKIGHPVLRVDGSHLLAAVVIRVEKDGRELLVAVSFALEASEAVADRKYSFQKQRWEAYARLYKKVSDEWWCEPGHGDWCTCLEKYTLCRDGRSVWEITADIHSGD; this is encoded by the exons ATGCCCTCAGCCTCATGCCAAACCTCAACCTCAACCTCCGCAATGTTCGTCCACAACTTCCACCGTCTCAGCCTCCGCAACTCCCCCAAATTCCGATGCGTCTTGGACCAGATTGCCCCCAACTTGGCCGTCTCCTCCTCCCTCAGCTCCGTCTTCACCTCTGCCAACCTcgtcgccgccgccgccgccgcctccGGCTCCGGCTCTCTCCACAGCGCCGTCACCTCCACCATCACTCAAGTCGCTGTCACCGCCGTCGCCATCGCCTCCGGGGCTTGTCTCTCCACTAAAGTTGATTTCTTGTGGCCCAAACTCGAAACGCCGCCAG GCTGTGATATAGTGGAGGGAGTAGACGTGACTGGATATCCTGTATTCAGTGATCCAAAG GTGCAAAAAGCTATTGCATTTGCCAAGAAGGCTCACCATGGCCAACTACGCAAGACGGGAGACCCTTATTTAGTCCATTGCATCCATACGGGAAGAATCTTGGCCATGTTGGTTCCTTCAAGTGGCGAACGA GCTGTTCAGACGGTTGTTGCTGGGATTCTCCACGATGTCGTTGATGACACGTGCGAAAGTTTCAACCGCATAGAACAAGAATTTGGCGATGATGTAGCCAAGCTCGTAGCTGGAGTTTCCAGGTTAAGTTACATAAACCAG CTTTTGCGGAGACACCGCAGGATAAATGTGAATGACGGGAGACTTGGTCACGAGGAG GCAAATAACTTACGAGTCATGCtcttgggcatggttgatgatCCACGTGTAGTGCTTATAAAGCTTGCAGATCGTCTTCACAATATGAGAACAAT TTACGCTCTGCCTCCGGCAAAAGCTCAAGCTGTTGCTAGGGAGACCTTGGTGATTTGGTGTTCCCTAGCATCCAGATTGGGTTTGTGGGCTATGAAAGCTGAACTGGAAGATCTGTGCTTTGCTGTTCTTCAG CCTCAAATGTTTAAGAACATGAGAGCTGATCTAGCTTCCATGTGGAGCTCTAGCAGCAAAGTAGGAAATTTGAAAAGAATATCTGCAAGATCCGCCTTAAATGGAGGATGCTCAGTTTCGGACAATGAAGGATCCATCAATGATGAAGATGTCACAACCATGAAG GATCTCTTGGAAGCCGTAGTACCTTTCGATGTATTGTTAGATCGGAGAAAACGGTCTAATTTTCTAAGTACTCTAGGACAAGATTTGGAGACTCATAAAAGACCAAAGGTTGTGCATGATGCTGGAATTGCTTTAGCATCTCTGGTAATTTGTGAGGAGGCACTTGAGCAGGAGTTGATCATATCAACTTC TTATGTTCCAGGGATGGAAGTAACTTTATCCAGCCGTTTAAAAAGTTTGTATAGCATCTACAGCAAG ATGAAACGAAAAGATGTCAGCATCAATAAAGTTTATGATGCCCGTGCATTAAGGGTAGTTGTTGGAGACAAGAATGGAACTTTGCATGGACCTGCTGTCCAATGTTGCTACAGTCTTCTCGACACTGTGCACAA GCATTGGACACCAATTGATGGTGAGTTTGATGATTACATTGTCAATCCAAAGCCTAGTGGCTATCAG TCTCTGCACACTGCAGTACAAGGTCCTGACAAATCACCTTTGGAAGTTCAAATACGAACGCAG AGGATGCACGAGTATGCAGAACATGGACTTGCAGCACACTGGCTTTATAAAGAGACTGGAAACAAGCTGTCTAACAGAAGCAGCACTGATGAATCTGAAATAGATGCAACATCCTTTATCTCCAAAACTATGGACGACCAAAATGATAGAGAAATTGATTTCTTTCAGAAGCATAGTATGTTGAAAATTGGGCATCCAGTTCTTAGAGTGGATGGAAGTCATCTTCTTGCTGCAGTTGTCATTAG GGTAGAGAAGGATGGAAGGGAATTACTcgttgccgtgagctttgcacTAGAAGCTTCAGAAGCAGTCGCTGATAGAAAATATTCTTTTCAAAAACAACGGTGGGAAGCCTATGCAAGGTTATATAAGAAG GTTTCTGATGAATGGTGGTGTGAACCAGGACATGGGGATTGGTGCACTTGCCTAGAGAAATATACACTTTGTCGGGATG GAAGATCAGTTTGGGAGATTACTGCCGACATTCATTCAGGTGATTGA
- the LOC112185347 gene encoding uncharacterized protein LOC112185347 isoform X3 has product MLVPSSGERAVQTVVAGILHDVVDDTCESFNRIEQEFGDDVAKLVAGVSRLSYINQLLRRHRRINVNDGRLGHEEANNLRVMLLGMVDDPRVVLIKLADRLHNMRTIYALPPAKAQAVARETLVIWCSLASRLGLWAMKAELEDLCFAVLQPQMFKNMRADLASMWSSSSKVGNLKRISARSALNGGCSVSDNEGSINDEDVTTMKDLLEAVVPFDVLLDRRKRSNFLSTLGQDLETHKRPKVVHDAGIALASLVICEEALEQELIISTSYVPGMEVTLSSRLKSLYSIYSKMKRKDVSINKVYDARALRVVVGDKNGTLHGPAVQCCYSLLDTVHKHWTPIDGEFDDYIVNPKPSGYQSLHTAVQGPDKSPLEVQIRTQRMHEYAEHGLAAHWLYKETGNKLSNRSSTDESEIDATSFISKTMDDQNDREIDFFQKHSMLKIGHPVLRVDGSHLLAAVVIRVEKDGRELLVAVSFALEASEAVADRKYSFQKQRWEAYARLYKKVSDEWWCEPGHGDWCTCLEKYTLCRDGMYHKEDQFGRLLPTFIQVIDLTDEEESEYWAVVSAIFEGRQLDYITPTPRFNSVTSTSVETSINNKVHLLRTMLRWEEQLRSEAIYGNGQAMYRRGSVVLGEVVIICWPHGEIMRLTTGSTAADAARRKGLDGKLVLVNGQLVLPNTKLTDGDVVEVRA; this is encoded by the exons ATGTTGGTTCCTTCAAGTGGCGAACGA GCTGTTCAGACGGTTGTTGCTGGGATTCTCCACGATGTCGTTGATGACACGTGCGAAAGTTTCAACCGCATAGAACAAGAATTTGGCGATGATGTAGCCAAGCTCGTAGCTGGAGTTTCCAGGTTAAGTTACATAAACCAG CTTTTGCGGAGACACCGCAGGATAAATGTGAATGACGGGAGACTTGGTCACGAGGAG GCAAATAACTTACGAGTCATGCtcttgggcatggttgatgatCCACGTGTAGTGCTTATAAAGCTTGCAGATCGTCTTCACAATATGAGAACAAT TTACGCTCTGCCTCCGGCAAAAGCTCAAGCTGTTGCTAGGGAGACCTTGGTGATTTGGTGTTCCCTAGCATCCAGATTGGGTTTGTGGGCTATGAAAGCTGAACTGGAAGATCTGTGCTTTGCTGTTCTTCAG CCTCAAATGTTTAAGAACATGAGAGCTGATCTAGCTTCCATGTGGAGCTCTAGCAGCAAAGTAGGAAATTTGAAAAGAATATCTGCAAGATCCGCCTTAAATGGAGGATGCTCAGTTTCGGACAATGAAGGATCCATCAATGATGAAGATGTCACAACCATGAAG GATCTCTTGGAAGCCGTAGTACCTTTCGATGTATTGTTAGATCGGAGAAAACGGTCTAATTTTCTAAGTACTCTAGGACAAGATTTGGAGACTCATAAAAGACCAAAGGTTGTGCATGATGCTGGAATTGCTTTAGCATCTCTGGTAATTTGTGAGGAGGCACTTGAGCAGGAGTTGATCATATCAACTTC TTATGTTCCAGGGATGGAAGTAACTTTATCCAGCCGTTTAAAAAGTTTGTATAGCATCTACAGCAAG ATGAAACGAAAAGATGTCAGCATCAATAAAGTTTATGATGCCCGTGCATTAAGGGTAGTTGTTGGAGACAAGAATGGAACTTTGCATGGACCTGCTGTCCAATGTTGCTACAGTCTTCTCGACACTGTGCACAA GCATTGGACACCAATTGATGGTGAGTTTGATGATTACATTGTCAATCCAAAGCCTAGTGGCTATCAG TCTCTGCACACTGCAGTACAAGGTCCTGACAAATCACCTTTGGAAGTTCAAATACGAACGCAG AGGATGCACGAGTATGCAGAACATGGACTTGCAGCACACTGGCTTTATAAAGAGACTGGAAACAAGCTGTCTAACAGAAGCAGCACTGATGAATCTGAAATAGATGCAACATCCTTTATCTCCAAAACTATGGACGACCAAAATGATAGAGAAATTGATTTCTTTCAGAAGCATAGTATGTTGAAAATTGGGCATCCAGTTCTTAGAGTGGATGGAAGTCATCTTCTTGCTGCAGTTGTCATTAG GGTAGAGAAGGATGGAAGGGAATTACTcgttgccgtgagctttgcacTAGAAGCTTCAGAAGCAGTCGCTGATAGAAAATATTCTTTTCAAAAACAACGGTGGGAAGCCTATGCAAGGTTATATAAGAAG GTTTCTGATGAATGGTGGTGTGAACCAGGACATGGGGATTGGTGCACTTGCCTAGAGAAATATACACTTTGTCGGGATGGTATGTACCACAAG GAAGATCAGTTTGGGAGATTACTGCCGACATTCATTCAGGTGATTGATTTGACAGATGAAGAAGAATCTGAATATTGGGCTGTTGTTTCTGCTATCTTTGAGGGAAGACAGCTTGATTACATTACACCTACACCAAGATTTAACTCAGTTACATCAACTTCCGTGGAAACTAGCATCAATAACAAG GTGCATTTGCTAAGGACAATGCTACGGTGGGAAGAGCAATTACGGTCTGAAGCAATTTATGGAAATGGACAAGCCATGTATCGACGGGGTTCTGTTGTCCTTGGGGAAGTGGTGATTATATGTTGGCCGCATGGCGAAATAATGAGGTTGACAACAGGCAGCACCGCCGCAGATGCTGCTAGAAGGAAAGGACTGGACGGAAAACTGGTTTTGGTTAATGGTCAGCTGGTGTTGCCCAATACAAAGCTCACAGATGGTGATGTGGTTGAAGTCAGAGCgtaa
- the LOC112185347 gene encoding uncharacterized protein LOC112185347 isoform X1, whose translation MPSASCQTSTSTSAMFVHNFHRLSLRNSPKFRCVLDQIAPNLAVSSSLSSVFTSANLVAAAAAASGSGSLHSAVTSTITQVAVTAVAIASGACLSTKVDFLWPKLETPPGCDIVEGVDVTGYPVFSDPKVQKAIAFAKKAHHGQLRKTGDPYLVHCIHTGRILAMLVPSSGERAVQTVVAGILHDVVDDTCESFNRIEQEFGDDVAKLVAGVSRLSYINQLLRRHRRINVNDGRLGHEEANNLRVMLLGMVDDPRVVLIKLADRLHNMRTIYALPPAKAQAVARETLVIWCSLASRLGLWAMKAELEDLCFAVLQPQMFKNMRADLASMWSSSSKVGNLKRISARSALNGGCSVSDNEGSINDEDVTTMKDLLEAVVPFDVLLDRRKRSNFLSTLGQDLETHKRPKVVHDAGIALASLVICEEALEQELIISTSYVPGMEVTLSSRLKSLYSIYSKMKRKDVSINKVYDARALRVVVGDKNGTLHGPAVQCCYSLLDTVHKHWTPIDGEFDDYIVNPKPSGYQSLHTAVQGPDKSPLEVQIRTQRMHEYAEHGLAAHWLYKETGNKLSNRSSTDESEIDATSFISKTMDDQNDREIDFFQKHSMLKIGHPVLRVDGSHLLAAVVIRVEKDGRELLVAVSFALEASEAVADRKYSFQKQRWEAYARLYKKVSDEWWCEPGHGDWCTCLEKYTLCRDGMYHKEDQFGRLLPTFIQVIDLTDEEESEYWAVVSAIFEGRQLDYITPTPRFNSVTSTSVETSINNKVHLLRTMLRWEEQLRSEAIYGNGQAMYRRGSVVLGEVVIICWPHGEIMRLTTGSTAADAARRKGLDGKLVLVNGQLVLPNTKLTDGDVVEVRA comes from the exons ATGCCCTCAGCCTCATGCCAAACCTCAACCTCAACCTCCGCAATGTTCGTCCACAACTTCCACCGTCTCAGCCTCCGCAACTCCCCCAAATTCCGATGCGTCTTGGACCAGATTGCCCCCAACTTGGCCGTCTCCTCCTCCCTCAGCTCCGTCTTCACCTCTGCCAACCTcgtcgccgccgccgccgccgcctccGGCTCCGGCTCTCTCCACAGCGCCGTCACCTCCACCATCACTCAAGTCGCTGTCACCGCCGTCGCCATCGCCTCCGGGGCTTGTCTCTCCACTAAAGTTGATTTCTTGTGGCCCAAACTCGAAACGCCGCCAG GCTGTGATATAGTGGAGGGAGTAGACGTGACTGGATATCCTGTATTCAGTGATCCAAAG GTGCAAAAAGCTATTGCATTTGCCAAGAAGGCTCACCATGGCCAACTACGCAAGACGGGAGACCCTTATTTAGTCCATTGCATCCATACGGGAAGAATCTTGGCCATGTTGGTTCCTTCAAGTGGCGAACGA GCTGTTCAGACGGTTGTTGCTGGGATTCTCCACGATGTCGTTGATGACACGTGCGAAAGTTTCAACCGCATAGAACAAGAATTTGGCGATGATGTAGCCAAGCTCGTAGCTGGAGTTTCCAGGTTAAGTTACATAAACCAG CTTTTGCGGAGACACCGCAGGATAAATGTGAATGACGGGAGACTTGGTCACGAGGAG GCAAATAACTTACGAGTCATGCtcttgggcatggttgatgatCCACGTGTAGTGCTTATAAAGCTTGCAGATCGTCTTCACAATATGAGAACAAT TTACGCTCTGCCTCCGGCAAAAGCTCAAGCTGTTGCTAGGGAGACCTTGGTGATTTGGTGTTCCCTAGCATCCAGATTGGGTTTGTGGGCTATGAAAGCTGAACTGGAAGATCTGTGCTTTGCTGTTCTTCAG CCTCAAATGTTTAAGAACATGAGAGCTGATCTAGCTTCCATGTGGAGCTCTAGCAGCAAAGTAGGAAATTTGAAAAGAATATCTGCAAGATCCGCCTTAAATGGAGGATGCTCAGTTTCGGACAATGAAGGATCCATCAATGATGAAGATGTCACAACCATGAAG GATCTCTTGGAAGCCGTAGTACCTTTCGATGTATTGTTAGATCGGAGAAAACGGTCTAATTTTCTAAGTACTCTAGGACAAGATTTGGAGACTCATAAAAGACCAAAGGTTGTGCATGATGCTGGAATTGCTTTAGCATCTCTGGTAATTTGTGAGGAGGCACTTGAGCAGGAGTTGATCATATCAACTTC TTATGTTCCAGGGATGGAAGTAACTTTATCCAGCCGTTTAAAAAGTTTGTATAGCATCTACAGCAAG ATGAAACGAAAAGATGTCAGCATCAATAAAGTTTATGATGCCCGTGCATTAAGGGTAGTTGTTGGAGACAAGAATGGAACTTTGCATGGACCTGCTGTCCAATGTTGCTACAGTCTTCTCGACACTGTGCACAA GCATTGGACACCAATTGATGGTGAGTTTGATGATTACATTGTCAATCCAAAGCCTAGTGGCTATCAG TCTCTGCACACTGCAGTACAAGGTCCTGACAAATCACCTTTGGAAGTTCAAATACGAACGCAG AGGATGCACGAGTATGCAGAACATGGACTTGCAGCACACTGGCTTTATAAAGAGACTGGAAACAAGCTGTCTAACAGAAGCAGCACTGATGAATCTGAAATAGATGCAACATCCTTTATCTCCAAAACTATGGACGACCAAAATGATAGAGAAATTGATTTCTTTCAGAAGCATAGTATGTTGAAAATTGGGCATCCAGTTCTTAGAGTGGATGGAAGTCATCTTCTTGCTGCAGTTGTCATTAG GGTAGAGAAGGATGGAAGGGAATTACTcgttgccgtgagctttgcacTAGAAGCTTCAGAAGCAGTCGCTGATAGAAAATATTCTTTTCAAAAACAACGGTGGGAAGCCTATGCAAGGTTATATAAGAAG GTTTCTGATGAATGGTGGTGTGAACCAGGACATGGGGATTGGTGCACTTGCCTAGAGAAATATACACTTTGTCGGGATGGTATGTACCACAAG GAAGATCAGTTTGGGAGATTACTGCCGACATTCATTCAGGTGATTGATTTGACAGATGAAGAAGAATCTGAATATTGGGCTGTTGTTTCTGCTATCTTTGAGGGAAGACAGCTTGATTACATTACACCTACACCAAGATTTAACTCAGTTACATCAACTTCCGTGGAAACTAGCATCAATAACAAG GTGCATTTGCTAAGGACAATGCTACGGTGGGAAGAGCAATTACGGTCTGAAGCAATTTATGGAAATGGACAAGCCATGTATCGACGGGGTTCTGTTGTCCTTGGGGAAGTGGTGATTATATGTTGGCCGCATGGCGAAATAATGAGGTTGACAACAGGCAGCACCGCCGCAGATGCTGCTAGAAGGAAAGGACTGGACGGAAAACTGGTTTTGGTTAATGGTCAGCTGGTGTTGCCCAATACAAAGCTCACAGATGGTGATGTGGTTGAAGTCAGAGCgtaa